The following proteins are encoded in a genomic region of Mycobacterium sp. 155:
- the eccB gene encoding type VII secretion protein EccB — protein MARQPATRLQLNGHRFLIRRAQHALVRGDARMIDDPLRAQSISLTAGAVLAVVAFAVCAATAMLRPGGDLGETPIVMAHDTGALYVRIADTMHPVLNLASARLLAGTPGDPRPVSVRALAGAKRGPLVGIPGAPTQIDRPLSIDESDWTVCDVADPPSSVLIVGRLPADTAGLPPGQALLVAPRGEGAAATYLIFDGWRAAVDLRDIAVVRALHLEGIAPLTVSRSLLDSVPEAPAIQAPQIADAGAPGPPALGGLGVGTVVRVERAADHEFYVVLSDGVQRIHQIVADLIRFTVAQPGGQPPVVAADVIANVPFVETLPVRTFPDRVAQHTGDTVCASWDPRRPGQDTKTIVIIDESLPLGSPDDGVVLAQADQEGPNIDRVIIPAGRGALARPTAVAGGNGTAGSLFYLNDRGVLFGVHDEQAAEHLGLAVPAVPAPWPMLALLPRGPELSRDAASVVRDGVTVVGATP, from the coding sequence ATGGCACGACAACCGGCGACCCGACTGCAGCTCAACGGGCACCGTTTCCTGATCCGGCGGGCGCAGCACGCCCTGGTGCGTGGCGACGCTCGGATGATCGACGATCCGCTACGCGCACAATCGATTTCCCTTACCGCCGGCGCAGTGCTCGCGGTCGTGGCCTTCGCGGTGTGCGCGGCGACGGCGATGCTGCGTCCCGGCGGCGATCTCGGTGAGACGCCGATAGTCATGGCCCACGACACCGGGGCGCTGTACGTCCGGATCGCCGACACCATGCACCCGGTGCTCAACCTGGCGTCGGCCCGGTTATTGGCCGGAACACCCGGCGACCCGCGGCCGGTGAGCGTACGCGCGCTTGCCGGGGCGAAACGCGGACCGCTCGTGGGCATCCCGGGTGCACCCACGCAGATCGACCGTCCGTTGAGTATCGACGAGTCGGATTGGACAGTGTGCGATGTGGCAGATCCGCCCTCGAGCGTGTTGATAGTAGGCAGGCTGCCTGCGGATACCGCCGGATTGCCGCCGGGGCAGGCGCTACTGGTGGCGCCACGCGGTGAGGGCGCCGCGGCGACCTACCTGATCTTCGACGGCTGGCGCGCGGCGGTCGATCTGCGGGATATCGCTGTGGTGCGCGCGTTGCATCTGGAAGGCATTGCGCCGCTGACGGTCTCGCGATCACTGCTCGACAGCGTGCCGGAAGCGCCGGCGATCCAGGCGCCGCAGATCGCCGATGCCGGCGCACCAGGTCCGCCCGCGCTGGGTGGTCTGGGCGTGGGCACGGTGGTGCGGGTGGAACGAGCGGCGGACCACGAGTTCTACGTCGTGCTCTCCGACGGGGTCCAGCGTATCCATCAGATTGTCGCTGACCTGATCCGGTTCACCGTCGCCCAGCCAGGCGGACAACCGCCGGTGGTCGCGGCCGACGTGATTGCGAACGTGCCATTCGTCGAGACGTTGCCGGTGCGCACGTTTCCCGATCGGGTTGCGCAGCACACGGGCGACACCGTGTGCGCCAGCTGGGATCCGCGGCGTCCGGGCCAGGATACGAAAACCATTGTTATTATTGATGAGTCGCTACCTTTGGGCAGTCCCGACGATGGCGTGGTGTTGGCCCAGGCAGACCAGGAGGGGCCGAACATCGACCGCGTCATCATCCCGGCCGGCCGCGGCGCGCTGGCGCGGCCCACTGCTGTCGCCGGCGGTAACGGGACCGCCGGTTCGCTGTTCTATCTCAATGATCGAGGTGTGCTGTTCGGTGTACACGACGAGCAGGCCGCTGAACATCTCGGTCTCGCCGTCCCAGCGGTGCCGGCTCCGTGGCCGATGTTGGCACTGCTGCCTCGAGGCCCGGAGTTGAGCCGCGACGCGGCGTCAGTCGTCCGCGACGGCGTGACCGTCGTTGGGGCGACGCCGTAA
- a CDS encoding DMT family transporter, with protein sequence MATTELDRSSTGNHFRLGLLFAISSALAFGSSGPFAKALIEAGWSPTGAVTARLAGGAVAMALFASFVRPGWVGEAVRHARTVISYGLVPIAGAQLCYYNAVAHLSVAVALLLEYTAPILVVGWVWATTRRRPSSMTFAGAGLAVAGIMLVLNVFSGAHINIIGVAWALAAAVCAVCYFVMSNNVSTDGDGLNPISLASGGLIVGATAVALLGVTGVMPLTFTTNPVVIAGFTTSWLVPVITLGLIPTALAYTLGIFGIARLKPRFASLVGLSEVMFAVLFAWILVGEAMTVSQAIGGTVVLLGLALARQGDRSEQASPDSAGQVELAGWPDMPLRETTEPAND encoded by the coding sequence ATGGCCACGACCGAACTCGACCGCTCTAGCACAGGCAACCACTTTCGGCTCGGCTTGCTGTTCGCAATCAGTTCCGCACTGGCGTTCGGATCTTCGGGTCCCTTCGCGAAAGCACTGATCGAAGCCGGCTGGAGCCCAACCGGCGCCGTCACCGCCCGGCTCGCGGGCGGAGCAGTGGCAATGGCCCTCTTCGCCAGCTTTGTCCGGCCCGGCTGGGTCGGCGAGGCCGTTCGGCACGCCAGGACCGTCATCAGTTATGGGCTGGTGCCCATCGCCGGTGCTCAACTCTGCTACTACAACGCCGTGGCGCACCTCTCGGTCGCCGTGGCCCTCCTGCTGGAGTACACCGCCCCGATCCTCGTGGTCGGGTGGGTGTGGGCCACCACCCGGCGGCGCCCCAGTTCGATGACGTTCGCCGGCGCCGGTCTTGCGGTCGCCGGGATCATGCTGGTGCTGAATGTCTTCAGTGGCGCCCACATCAACATCATCGGCGTCGCCTGGGCCCTGGCCGCCGCGGTGTGCGCGGTCTGCTACTTCGTGATGTCCAACAACGTCAGCACCGACGGCGATGGTCTGAACCCGATCAGCCTGGCATCGGGCGGCCTGATCGTCGGAGCCACAGCCGTTGCGCTGCTCGGCGTCACGGGTGTGATGCCGCTGACGTTCACGACCAACCCCGTCGTCATCGCCGGTTTCACCACGTCGTGGCTGGTACCGGTGATCACCCTGGGCCTGATTCCGACGGCCCTCGCCTACACGCTCGGCATCTTCGGCATCGCCCGCCTCAAGCCGCGTTTCGCATCGCTGGTCGGCTTGTCCGAGGTCATGTTCGCGGTGCTCTTCGCCTGGATCCTGGTGGGTGAAGCCATGACCGTCAGCCAGGCGATCGGTGGCACCGTAGTCCTGCTGGGGCTGGCGCTGGCCCGCCAGGGCGACCGCAGTGAGCAGGCAAGTCCCGACTCGGCCGGTCAAGTCGAACTCGCCGGCTGGCCCGACATGCCGCTGCGCGAGACGACGGAACCGGCAAACGATTAG
- a CDS encoding cutinase family protein, which yields MDLVRRYSLLVAAAVLTAAAALVTPAPASTLAVASADNCPDIQVVFARGTNDTPGLGRIGNAFVSALRNKVGGRSVGTYAVNYPANYDFLAAADGANDASGHVQWMIDNCPNTRLVLGGYSQGAAVIDVISAVPFPAVGFNAPLPPNAPDHIAAVAVFGNPSAKLGLPLTASPVYGARAIDLCNPDDPVCTDGNSVDAHRAYEGAANQAAAFVAGLV from the coding sequence ATGGATCTTGTTCGTCGCTACTCGCTTCTCGTTGCCGCCGCCGTCCTGACCGCCGCGGCCGCACTCGTCACGCCGGCGCCCGCAAGCACGCTAGCTGTCGCCTCAGCCGATAACTGCCCCGACATCCAGGTGGTGTTCGCCCGCGGTACCAATGACACACCTGGTCTCGGCCGGATCGGCAACGCCTTCGTCAGCGCGCTCCGCAACAAAGTGGGTGGCCGTTCGGTGGGTACGTACGCGGTGAACTATCCCGCCAATTACGACTTCCTGGCTGCGGCCGACGGCGCCAACGACGCCAGCGGCCATGTCCAGTGGATGATAGACAACTGTCCCAACACCCGGCTCGTGCTCGGCGGCTACTCGCAGGGCGCGGCGGTGATCGACGTCATCTCCGCGGTCCCGTTCCCGGCGGTCGGTTTCAATGCACCATTGCCACCCAACGCTCCTGACCACATCGCAGCCGTCGCAGTGTTCGGCAATCCGTCGGCCAAGCTCGGCCTACCGTTGACTGCCAGCCCGGTTTACGGTGCGCGGGCCATCGATCTGTGCAACCCCGACGATCCGGTCTGCACCGACGGCAACAGCGTCGACGCACACCGCGCCTACGAGGGCGCCGCCAACCAAGCCGCCGCCTTCGTCGCCGGGCTGGTGTAG
- a CDS encoding CGNR zinc finger domain-containing protein has product MLFTYDTELTLRAAAVLVNSDRVDGEQLGDLAALDMYLDSFGWTGRRDRDDAELRAVQRLRTRLGDIWAVADDEEATVARVNSLLGETKASPWLTRHVGNPDWHLHLGAADDPLWQRMGAEISMAFADLIRGGELRRLKICAAPDCTAVLTDLSRNRSRIFCDTGNCGNRQHVAAYRQRQREE; this is encoded by the coding sequence ATGCTTTTCACTTATGACACGGAGCTCACACTCCGGGCCGCCGCAGTGCTGGTCAACAGCGACCGGGTGGACGGGGAACAGCTCGGTGACCTGGCGGCTTTGGATATGTACCTGGACAGCTTCGGATGGACCGGGCGGCGTGACCGTGACGACGCAGAACTGCGGGCGGTGCAGCGGCTCCGCACCCGGCTCGGGGACATCTGGGCAGTCGCCGACGATGAGGAAGCCACGGTGGCCAGGGTCAACTCCCTGCTAGGGGAGACCAAGGCATCACCGTGGCTGACTCGCCATGTGGGGAACCCCGATTGGCACCTGCATCTGGGCGCCGCGGACGACCCGCTCTGGCAGCGGATGGGCGCCGAGATCTCCATGGCGTTCGCAGACCTGATCCGCGGGGGTGAGCTCAGGCGGTTGAAGATCTGTGCGGCCCCGGACTGCACCGCGGTACTGACCGATCTGTCCCGCAACCGCTCGCGGATCTTCTGCGACACCGGCAACTGCGGCAACCGCCAGCACGTCGCGGCCTACCGGCAACGGCAGCGCGAGGAGTAG
- a CDS encoding cutinase family protein, whose amino-acid sequence MSSVSLLRKSARVAAIISTLVSAALPLTFAAPAAAEKCPDIEVIFARGTNDAPDLGRPGQAFADALRSQVGGRTVGTYGVNYPASYDFLTAADGANDAVNRITALASSCPDTKIVLGGYSQGAAVVDMLAGIPPLGDKVGDIGSAAPLPSSLVPQVAAVVAFGNPAAKFGNPVTSSIFGGKAIDLCTDGDPICSRGRNPFAHSDYVAAGLTDQAANFVARLV is encoded by the coding sequence ATGTCGTCCGTGAGTCTTCTCCGGAAGTCGGCCCGGGTGGCCGCGATCATCTCGACCCTGGTCAGCGCTGCATTGCCGCTCACCTTCGCCGCGCCCGCCGCGGCCGAAAAGTGTCCCGACATCGAGGTCATCTTCGCCCGTGGCACCAACGATGCACCCGACCTCGGACGCCCGGGGCAGGCTTTCGCCGATGCGCTGCGTTCCCAGGTGGGCGGTCGCACCGTCGGCACATACGGGGTGAACTATCCCGCCAGCTATGACTTCCTGACTGCCGCAGACGGCGCGAACGACGCCGTCAACCGCATCACCGCGCTGGCGTCCTCGTGCCCGGACACAAAGATCGTCCTCGGCGGCTACTCGCAGGGCGCCGCCGTAGTCGACATGCTCGCCGGCATACCGCCGCTCGGCGACAAGGTCGGCGACATCGGGTCGGCGGCGCCGTTGCCCAGCAGTCTGGTGCCCCAGGTCGCCGCCGTGGTGGCCTTCGGAAACCCCGCCGCGAAGTTCGGGAATCCTGTCACATCGTCCATCTTTGGGGGCAAAGCCATCGACCTCTGCACGGACGGGGACCCGATCTGCTCGCGCGGTCGGAACCCGTTCGCACACAGTGATTACGTGGCGGCAGGCCTGACGGATCAGGCCGCAAACTTCGTCGCTCGCCTGGTCTAG
- a CDS encoding cutinase family protein, with protein MLATLVTALTAVVAPMTVAPSLIGVAKAATCPPAEVVFARGRMEPPGPGQIGAAFVNALRALRGPNISLYPVNYPADTQVDMGANDMSRHIQWMARNCPNTRLVLGGYSLGAAATDLVLAVPISAFTFNSPLPAGIDRHIAAVALFGNGANWAVPITALSPTYQNRTIDLCHSDDPICNPSSPYKWRSEWQDHLAPGYIRSGMVAQAARFVSARL; from the coding sequence ATGTTGGCCACGCTGGTCACCGCCCTGACTGCCGTTGTGGCACCAATGACAGTGGCGCCGAGCCTGATTGGCGTTGCAAAGGCTGCCACATGCCCGCCGGCCGAGGTGGTGTTCGCCCGCGGCCGCATGGAGCCCCCAGGGCCCGGACAGATCGGTGCTGCGTTCGTCAATGCCCTACGTGCCCTGCGCGGACCGAACATCAGCCTCTATCCGGTGAACTACCCGGCCGACACCCAGGTCGACATGGGCGCCAACGACATGAGCCGCCACATACAGTGGATGGCCCGCAACTGTCCGAACACCCGGCTCGTGTTGGGTGGCTACTCGCTGGGCGCCGCCGCAACCGATCTCGTTCTCGCGGTGCCCATCTCGGCGTTCACCTTCAACAGTCCGCTACCCGCCGGCATCGACCGGCACATCGCGGCGGTGGCACTGTTCGGCAACGGCGCCAACTGGGCTGTGCCGATCACGGCGTTGAGTCCGACATACCAAAACCGCACCATCGACCTGTGCCACTCTGACGATCCGATCTGCAATCCGAGCAGCCCGTACAAGTGGCGCTCCGAATGGCAGGACCATCTGGCGCCCGGCTATATCCGATCG